The Streptomyces sp. NBC_01275 genome has a segment encoding these proteins:
- a CDS encoding nitrate- and nitrite sensing domain-containing protein, giving the protein MRRSKKSPEPAARGNFTPPPRGAAPAPVPGSEPTAAPAKSGGRLSPRNWRVPTRLNAILLIPVLVGLVMGGFQVKGSIDTWQEARDAEKVAKIVAAAGQYAEALLDERDVTAEPLLENKKNSTVVKEARATTDEKAAAFHDEVVGMPDKEGLKRRLKLVEEAEPALTKIRASAYTKAMDPVTTEEGYVTVEHLLVEFSNELGLGTGNITAYGRTVYAITLGKGAESLQRAIGMHLLVRPSPDPKVYARQVTAFTSYAYLEGIAQQEYVSGGTVQDAARLQEVMKEKTAEGAKQVADAKAKADAAGQDFTAPPSMDKMIQAIGSGQTPAQLAEQGITAQAWMSAATLKFQGYSQVENELINRAVDEAGQIASDAQRDAIVNGAIVIIALLAAFIIASLMARQMSQSMRQLRNAAFGIAEQRLPMLVDQLSRTDPGRVDTRVQPIPINTRDEIGEVARAFDQVHREAVRLAAEQALLRGNINAIFTNLSRRNQSLIEGQLTLITDLENNEADPDQLENLFRLDHLATRMRRNGENLLVLAGEEPGRRWDQPVPLVDVLRAASSEVEQYERIELSGVPEAEIHGRAVTDLVHLLAELLENATTFSSPQTKVRVTATRLPDGRVMIEIHDKGIGLTAEDFADINHKLANPPTVDAAISQRMGLFVVGRLSDRHGIRVQLRPSGEQAGTTSLVMLPDAITHGGGGETQQPERDEFTVSQIIPEQQNYSGEDFNSGLPMRTAAELGFDDTAYTEVPDDIRELDPVGRSLMREERRAALESQPDPQAGPETPVYGEGFDSTQQQQAYDAGQAAQNGYNGPQSGYAEQPAAFDGANGRPAYDEQQPTPYEEQQRPAYDEQYYAPNGTLPQTDAFSSNGGYPDPAYAEPGQEERTPAHAPASENFAPYEEQPYQDDWPQQSGYQNGYPDQYAPEAEATQVADAGERDRVGFERPGPAPSASHALTDAGLPRRGSTASASNGARPATQEAPASASESNGGGDVWRSSNDERWQQASALKKPKAGGVTSSGLPRRVPKANLVEGAAENTPQGGPQVSRAPEDVRGRLSNLRRGVQRGRNAGSETNGQATRNHSGPDSTYNQER; this is encoded by the coding sequence GTGAGGCGAAGCAAGAAAAGTCCCGAGCCGGCGGCCCGGGGCAACTTCACGCCGCCGCCGCGCGGAGCGGCGCCCGCCCCTGTGCCCGGCTCGGAGCCGACGGCCGCGCCCGCCAAGAGCGGCGGCCGTCTCTCCCCGCGCAACTGGCGCGTGCCGACCCGGCTGAACGCGATCCTGCTCATACCCGTGCTGGTCGGCCTCGTCATGGGCGGCTTCCAGGTGAAGGGCTCGATCGACACCTGGCAGGAGGCCCGCGACGCCGAGAAGGTGGCGAAGATCGTGGCCGCCGCCGGCCAGTACGCCGAGGCGCTCCTCGACGAGCGGGACGTCACCGCCGAACCGCTGCTGGAGAACAAGAAGAACAGCACGGTCGTCAAGGAGGCCCGCGCCACCACCGACGAGAAGGCCGCCGCCTTCCACGACGAGGTCGTCGGGATGCCGGACAAGGAGGGCCTCAAGCGCCGTCTGAAGCTGGTGGAGGAGGCCGAGCCGGCGCTCACGAAGATCCGGGCGTCTGCCTACACCAAGGCCATGGACCCGGTGACGACCGAAGAGGGCTACGTCACGGTCGAGCACCTGCTGGTGGAGTTCTCCAACGAACTCGGCCTCGGCACCGGCAACATCACGGCCTACGGCCGCACCGTGTACGCGATCACCCTCGGCAAGGGCGCCGAATCCCTGCAGCGCGCGATCGGCATGCACCTGCTCGTCCGGCCCAGCCCCGACCCGAAGGTCTACGCGCGGCAGGTCACCGCCTTCACCTCGTACGCCTACCTCGAGGGCATCGCCCAGCAGGAGTACGTCTCCGGTGGCACCGTCCAGGACGCCGCGCGGCTCCAGGAGGTCATGAAGGAGAAGACCGCGGAGGGCGCGAAGCAGGTCGCCGACGCGAAGGCCAAGGCCGACGCCGCGGGCCAGGACTTCACCGCTCCGCCCTCGATGGACAAGATGATCCAGGCGATCGGCAGCGGACAGACCCCTGCCCAGCTCGCCGAGCAGGGCATCACCGCCCAGGCGTGGATGTCGGCCGCGACGCTGAAGTTCCAGGGCTACAGCCAGGTCGAGAACGAGCTCATCAACCGCGCGGTCGACGAGGCCGGACAGATCGCCTCCGACGCCCAGCGCGACGCCATCGTCAACGGCGCCATCGTCATCATCGCCCTGCTCGCCGCGTTCATCATCGCGTCCCTCATGGCCCGCCAGATGAGCCAGTCCATGCGCCAGCTGCGCAACGCCGCCTTCGGCATCGCCGAGCAGCGCCTGCCGATGCTGGTCGACCAGCTCTCGCGCACCGACCCCGGCCGCGTGGACACCCGGGTCCAACCCATCCCCATCAACACCAGGGACGAGATCGGCGAAGTCGCCCGCGCCTTCGACCAGGTCCACCGCGAGGCGGTCCGACTGGCCGCCGAACAGGCCCTGCTGCGGGGCAACATCAACGCGATCTTCACCAACCTCTCGCGCCGCAACCAGTCCCTGATCGAGGGCCAGCTGACCCTGATCACCGACCTGGAGAACAACGAGGCCGACCCGGACCAGCTGGAGAACCTCTTCCGCCTGGACCACCTCGCGACCCGTATGCGCCGCAACGGCGAGAACCTCCTGGTCCTCGCCGGCGAGGAGCCGGGCCGCCGCTGGGACCAGCCGGTCCCGCTGGTCGACGTGCTGCGCGCCGCCTCCTCCGAGGTGGAGCAGTACGAGCGCATCGAGCTGTCGGGCGTCCCGGAGGCCGAGATCCACGGCCGCGCGGTGACCGACCTCGTGCACCTGCTCGCCGAGCTGCTGGAGAACGCGACGACGTTCTCCTCCCCGCAGACCAAGGTCCGGGTCACGGCCACCCGTCTCCCCGACGGCCGGGTCATGATCGAGATCCACGACAAGGGCATCGGCCTCACCGCCGAGGACTTCGCGGACATCAACCACAAGCTGGCCAACCCGCCGACCGTGGACGCCGCGATCTCGCAGCGCATGGGCCTGTTCGTGGTCGGCCGGCTGTCCGACCGGCACGGCATCCGCGTCCAGCTGCGCCCCTCGGGCGAGCAGGCGGGCACCACCTCGCTGGTCATGCTCCCGGACGCCATCACCCACGGCGGCGGCGGCGAGACGCAGCAGCCGGAGCGCGACGAGTTCACCGTCTCGCAGATCATCCCGGAGCAGCAGAACTACTCGGGCGAGGACTTCAACAGCGGTCTGCCGATGCGGACGGCCGCCGAGCTCGGCTTCGACGACACCGCCTACACCGAGGTCCCCGACGACATCCGCGAGCTGGACCCGGTGGGCCGCTCCCTGATGCGCGAGGAGCGCCGGGCCGCGCTGGAGTCCCAGCCGGACCCGCAGGCGGGCCCGGAGACGCCCGTGTACGGCGAGGGCTTCGACTCGACCCAGCAGCAGCAGGCGTACGACGCGGGACAGGCCGCTCAGAACGGCTACAACGGGCCGCAGAGCGGCTACGCCGAGCAGCCCGCGGCGTTCGACGGCGCGAACGGCCGTCCGGCGTACGACGAGCAGCAGCCGACTCCGTACGAGGAGCAGCAGCGTCCGGCGTACGACGAGCAGTACTACGCGCCGAACGGCACTCTGCCGCAGACCGACGCCTTCTCGTCCAACGGCGGCTACCCCGACCCCGCGTACGCGGAGCCGGGCCAGGAGGAGCGGACGCCGGCGCACGCCCCCGCGTCCGAGAACTTCGCTCCGTACGAGGAGCAGCCCTACCAGGACGACTGGCCCCAGCAGAGCGGTTACCAGAACGGCTACCCGGACCAGTACGCTCCGGAAGCGGAAGCGACGCAGGTCGCTGACGCGGGTGAGCGGGACCGCGTAGGCTTCGAGCGTCCGGGACCGGCTCCCTCCGCGTCCCACGCGCTGACCGACGCCGGGCTTCCCCGCCGTGGATCCACCGCGAGCGCTTCGAACGGCGCGCGGCCCGCGACCCAGGAGGCGCCGGCCTCCGCTTCGGAGAGCAACGGCGGCGGCGACGTCTGGCGCTCGTCGAACGACGAGCGCTGGCAGCAGGCCTCCGCTCTGAAGAAGCCCAAGGCGGGCGGGGTCACCTCCTCCGGTCTGCCGCGGCGGGTGCCCAAGGCCAACCTGGTCGAGGGCGCCGCGGAGAACACCCCCCAGGGAGGCCCCCA
- a CDS encoding ATP/GTP-binding protein — protein sequence MDFASSDGGRATTSAKIVVAGGFGVGKTTFVGAVSEINPLRTEAVMTSASAGIDDLTHTGDKTTTTVAMDFGRITLDQDLILYLFGTPGQDRFWFMWDDLVRGAIGAVVLVDTRRLADCFPAVDYFENSGLPFVVALNGFDGQQPYQPEEVREALQIGPDTPIITTDARHRSDAKSALITLVEHALMARLR from the coding sequence GTGGACTTCGCAAGCTCTGACGGTGGCCGGGCCACCACCTCGGCGAAGATCGTGGTGGCGGGCGGCTTCGGCGTGGGCAAGACCACGTTCGTGGGAGCGGTCTCCGAGATCAACCCGCTGCGTACGGAGGCCGTGATGACGTCCGCGAGCGCGGGCATCGACGACCTCACCCACACCGGGGACAAGACCACCACGACGGTGGCCATGGACTTCGGCCGCATCACGCTGGACCAGGACCTGATCCTCTACCTGTTCGGCACGCCCGGCCAGGACCGGTTCTGGTTCATGTGGGACGACCTGGTGCGCGGCGCCATCGGCGCCGTGGTGCTCGTGGACACCCGGCGGCTCGCCGACTGCTTCCCTGCGGTCGACTACTTCGAGAACAGCGGTCTGCCGTTCGTCGTCGCCCTCAACGGCTTCGACGGTCAGCAGCCCTACCAGCCCGAAGAAGTGCGTGAGGCGCTGCAGATCGGCCCGGACACGCCGATCATCACGACCGACGCGCGGCATCGCTCGGATGCCAAGAGCGCGTTGATCACGCTGGTGGAGCACGCGCTCATGGCCCGCCTGCGGTAA
- a CDS encoding DUF742 domain-containing protein — protein sequence MTPPTAHHDPYAEPYGDEGDQPLVRPYAMTGGRTRPRYQLAIEALISTTADPAALMGLLPEHQRICHLCREVKSVAEVSALLAMPLGVARILVADLAEAGLVAIHQPGGDENNGGAPDVTLLERVLSGLRKL from the coding sequence ATGACCCCGCCCACCGCCCATCATGATCCGTACGCGGAGCCGTACGGTGACGAGGGCGACCAGCCGCTGGTGCGTCCGTATGCGATGACCGGTGGCCGGACCAGGCCGCGCTATCAGCTCGCCATCGAGGCGCTGATCAGCACCACGGCCGATCCGGCAGCGCTCATGGGACTGCTCCCCGAGCACCAGCGCATCTGCCACCTGTGCCGCGAGGTGAAGTCGGTCGCGGAGGTGTCGGCTCTCCTTGCCATGCCGCTGGGCGTGGCGCGGATCCTCGTCGCGGACCTCGCCGAGGCCGGACTGGTGGCCATCCACCAGCCGGGCGGCGACGAGAACAACGGCGGCGCACCGGACGTGACGCTGCTCGAAAGGGTGCTCAGTGGACTTCGCAAGCTCTGA
- a CDS encoding roadblock/LC7 domain-containing protein, with product MSQAAQNLNWLITNFVDNTPGVSHTVVVSADGLLLAMSEGFPRDRADQLAAVASGLTSLTAGASRIFEGGSVAQTVVEMERGFLFLMSVSDGSSLAVLAHPECDIGLVGYEMALLVDRAGAVLTPDLRAELQGSLLH from the coding sequence ATGAGCCAGGCGGCACAGAACCTGAACTGGTTGATCACCAACTTCGTGGACAACACCCCCGGGGTGTCCCACACCGTCGTGGTGTCCGCCGACGGGCTCCTGCTCGCGATGTCCGAAGGTTTCCCGCGTGACCGGGCCGACCAGCTGGCAGCCGTCGCGTCGGGGCTCACCTCGCTGACCGCCGGCGCCTCGCGCATCTTCGAGGGCGGCAGCGTGGCACAGACGGTCGTCGAGATGGAACGAGGATTCCTCTTCCTCATGTCCGTCTCCGACGGCTCGTCCCTCGCCGTGCTCGCGCACCCCGAGTGCGACATCGGCCTTGTCGGCTACGAGATGGCACTGCTCGTCGACCGTGCGGGCGCGGTGCTCACGCCCGACCTGCGCGCCGAGCTCCAGGGCAGTCTGCTCCACTGA